In Deinococcus puniceus, one genomic interval encodes:
- the ygfZ gene encoding CAF17-like 4Fe-4S cluster assembly/insertion protein YgfZ: MWTKIPSGGLRITGADRVDFVQGQMTGDLRGAPTPGLVACAFLNVRGQIETFARAYRRTDDVYLHVDAGEAEALAARLGRYIIFDQVEVKDVSDDLRCVHVWPGASVAGWNADGPDVQTFELGGGVVLVGRVNRTGAAGLDLHYLTRHESAVLAALDGEETPLAGLDVARIAAGIPDIARDGFVGTLPQEVGLDVGGPLPAISYRKGCYVGQEIMARLEARGNTRYHLARLEGESLPRGADILHGGKVVGQTGLNAGGLSLARLRKEVGDGAEVEVGGLPATVHPLSPVPHTT, from the coding sequence ATGTGGACTAAGATTCCTTCTGGCGGGCTGCGGATTACTGGGGCAGACCGGGTCGATTTTGTGCAGGGCCAGATGACCGGTGACCTGCGCGGCGCACCCACGCCGGGGCTGGTGGCCTGCGCCTTTCTGAATGTGCGCGGCCAAATCGAAACCTTTGCGCGGGCCTACCGCCGCACCGACGATGTGTACTTGCATGTAGACGCAGGCGAGGCTGAAGCGTTGGCCGCCCGCTTAGGGCGCTACATCATCTTCGATCAGGTGGAGGTGAAGGACGTGTCGGACGACTTGCGCTGCGTGCATGTGTGGCCGGGGGCCAGTGTGGCGGGCTGGAACGCTGACGGCCCAGACGTGCAGACCTTTGAACTGGGCGGCGGCGTGGTGCTTGTGGGCCGCGTGAACCGCACAGGCGCGGCGGGTCTGGATTTGCACTACCTCACCCGGCACGAGTCGGCAGTACTGGCCGCGCTGGACGGCGAGGAAACCCCGCTGGCTGGATTGGACGTCGCCCGCATCGCCGCAGGCATTCCCGACATCGCCCGTGACGGCTTTGTGGGCACGCTGCCGCAAGAAGTGGGGCTGGATGTGGGCGGCCCGCTGCCTGCCATCAGCTACCGCAAAGGCTGCTATGTGGGCCAAGAAATTATGGCGAGGCTGGAAGCTCGCGGCAACACGCGCTACCACTTGGCAAGATTAGAAGGCGAAAGCTTGCCACGCGGCGCAGACATCCTGCACGGCGGCAAGGTGGTGGGGCAAACGGGCCTGAATGCAGGCGGCTTGAGCTTGGCGCGGCTGCGGAAGGAAGTGGGAGACGGCGCAGAAGTCGAAGTGGGCGGCCTACCCGCAACCGTTCACCCGCTCAGCCCTGTGCCGCACACGACCTGA
- the hemA gene encoding glutamyl-tRNA reductase, whose translation MTLACPTARAFLAQPHAPHPTPLDFAVVGLNHQTAPIEVRERAAVRASEEEAILSHLSLHAREVMLLATCNRTEVYLAGVLGDPVAAFEGAWGHALASHLYVYRGEEAVAHLYRVAAGLDSLVIGETQIQGQVKRAWQAAHAQGLAGTLMNKVAQGALAAGKRVRTDTGLSDRVVSVSSAAVELAEATLGDLTHRTALILGAGETAELTLTHLRAAGVKDVIVVNRTAERARALAERVGGRACAAEYLHEVLPEADVVIASSGAPHYILHGSGVREALQDRAGRPMLLIDISVPRILAPDIADVPGAHLSNLDDLTEVVNRNLEGRRAALPHADALLREASADLYRWHLTREAQRELAGRQRAGRELAVASD comes from the coding sequence ATGACGCTGGCCTGCCCCACCGCCCGCGCCTTCTTGGCCCAGCCACACGCGCCGCACCCCACGCCGCTGGATTTTGCCGTGGTAGGCCTGAACCACCAGACCGCGCCCATAGAAGTGCGTGAGCGGGCGGCGGTGCGGGCCTCGGAGGAAGAGGCCATTCTGAGCCACCTCTCGCTTCATGCCCGCGAAGTGATGTTGCTGGCGACCTGCAACCGCACTGAGGTGTATCTGGCAGGCGTGCTGGGCGACCCGGTGGCCGCCTTCGAGGGCGCTTGGGGACACGCGCTGGCTTCCCATTTGTACGTGTACCGCGGTGAAGAAGCGGTGGCCCACCTGTACCGGGTGGCGGCGGGGCTGGACAGCTTGGTGATCGGAGAAACGCAGATTCAGGGGCAGGTGAAACGGGCATGGCAGGCCGCCCACGCGCAGGGCCTCGCCGGAACGCTGATGAACAAAGTGGCGCAGGGCGCTTTGGCCGCAGGCAAGCGCGTTCGTACCGATACGGGCCTGTCTGACCGGGTGGTGAGCGTATCGAGCGCCGCAGTAGAACTGGCCGAAGCCACGCTGGGCGACCTGACCCACCGCACCGCCCTGATTTTGGGTGCAGGTGAAACCGCCGAACTGACCCTGACGCACCTGCGGGCCGCCGGAGTGAAAGACGTGATCGTAGTCAACCGCACCGCCGAACGCGCCCGCGCCTTGGCCGAGCGGGTGGGGGGCCGTGCCTGTGCCGCCGAATACCTGCACGAAGTTTTGCCCGAAGCCGATGTGGTCATCGCTTCCAGCGGTGCGCCCCATTACATCCTGCACGGCAGCGGCGTGCGCGAAGCGTTGCAAGACCGGGCGGGCCGCCCCATGCTCCTCATCGACATCAGCGTGCCGCGCATCTTGGCCCCCGATATTGCCGACGTGCCGGGCGCACACTTGAGCAACCTCGACGACCTGACAGAAGTGGTGAACCGCAACCTAGAAGGCCGCCGCGCCGCCCTGCCCCATGCCGACGCCCTGCTGCGCGAGGCCAGCGCCGACTTGTACCGCTGGCACCTGACGCGGGAAGCGCAACGGGAATTGGCGGGGCGGCAACGGGCGGGGCGGGAGTTGGCTGTGGCGAGTGACTGA
- a CDS encoding precorrin-2 dehydrogenase/sirohydrochlorin ferrochelatase family protein, which translates to MSVLLPVFLELRGESALVVGGGAVALRRAATLLDAGLSVMVVAPELHPNFAQMSVQTAQRDYRRGDVAGQRIVVAATDNPVVNDAVAADARAAGALVNHAGHAGQGSLRFAATTTRAGVQVAVSSGRELPMLTQALTERIAEVLPTQAQLDGWTARREEAVTLEPDAKAAALAELRADIRAGVGLHGRGAA; encoded by the coding sequence GTGAGTGTGCTGCTGCCTGTGTTCCTAGAGTTGCGTGGAGAATCTGCTTTGGTGGTGGGTGGCGGCGCGGTGGCCCTGCGCCGGGCGGCGACGTTGCTGGACGCGGGCCTGAGCGTGATGGTGGTTGCGCCCGAGTTGCACCCTAATTTTGCCCAAATGAGCGTGCAGACCGCGCAACGTGACTACCGTAGGGGCGACGTTGCAGGCCAGCGAATCGTAGTGGCCGCCACCGACAACCCTGTCGTGAACGACGCGGTTGCCGCCGACGCGCGGGCCGCAGGCGCACTGGTCAACCACGCGGGTCACGCGGGGCAGGGTTCGCTGAGGTTCGCGGCCACCACCACGCGGGCGGGCGTGCAGGTAGCGGTGTCTAGCGGGCGCGAATTGCCCATGCTGACGCAGGCCCTGACCGAACGAATCGCAGAAGTGCTGCCCACACAGGCACAGTTGGACGGCTGGACGGCGCGGCGGGAAGAAGCCGTGACGCTGGAGCCGGACGCCAAAGCGGCGGCCTTGGCCGAGTTGCGGGCCGATATTCGGGCTGGCGTGGGCCTGCACGGGCGGGGAGCCGCATGA
- the cutA gene encoding divalent-cation tolerance protein CutA has protein sequence MSLVVLVTVPPERAHELARTLVDERLAGCVNVVGGLHSVYRWQGDVVEDPEALLMIKTTGERYPELEARIKSLHPYEVPEIIALPFDRALPEFQLWLRDALEPTRG, from the coding sequence ATGTCACTTGTCGTTCTGGTTACCGTTCCCCCCGAACGCGCACATGAACTGGCCCGCACTCTGGTTGACGAGCGCCTTGCTGGGTGCGTTAACGTGGTGGGCGGCCTTCATAGCGTGTACCGCTGGCAGGGCGACGTGGTTGAAGACCCCGAAGCCCTGCTGATGATCAAAACCACCGGGGAGAGGTACCCCGAACTTGAGGCCCGGATCAAGTCGCTGCATCCCTACGAAGTGCCGGAAATCATCGCGCTTCCCTTTGACCGTGCCCTGCCCGAATTTCAGTTGTGGCTGAGAGACGCGCTGGAGCCGACGCGGGGCTAA
- a CDS encoding acyl-CoA thioesterase, with product MTAEQTMQHSQTGRGDPFLQPSGAAPEWARAHRAGIQMRYGDIDTMGHLNNAVYVQYLETSRILLMRDLGVPDDEDRSVIARLELDYQREIRLGQEVFVETLVERLGNTSWTLLSRVTADGVPCTYARTVQVRVDAALKPTPLPAVLREQLGKLLAFPAQTQSPEIQP from the coding sequence ATGACAGCGGAACAGACGATGCAGCACAGCCAGACCGGGCGCGGTGATCCCTTTTTGCAGCCCAGTGGCGCGGCTCCCGAGTGGGCGCGGGCACACCGGGCCGGAATCCAGATGCGCTACGGCGACATAGACACGATGGGCCACCTCAACAACGCTGTGTACGTGCAGTACTTGGAAACCTCGCGCATTCTGCTGATGCGTGATCTGGGCGTGCCCGACGACGAAGACCGCTCGGTGATCGCCCGGCTGGAACTGGACTACCAGCGCGAAATCCGGCTGGGGCAAGAGGTCTTCGTAGAAACGCTGGTGGAACGGCTGGGGAATACGTCGTGGACGCTGCTGTCCCGCGTGACCGCCGACGGCGTGCCCTGCACCTACGCCCGCACGGTACAGGTGCGCGTAGACGCGGCGCTGAAGCCTACGCCCTTGCCCGCCGTGCTGCGCGAACAATTGGGCAAGTTGCT